In Chanodichthys erythropterus isolate Z2021 chromosome 9, ASM2448905v1, whole genome shotgun sequence, a genomic segment contains:
- the smarcb1a gene encoding SWI/SNF-related matrix-associated actin-dependent regulator of chromatin subfamily B member 1-A isoform X2, with amino-acid sequence MFSGTSRANVLWFNMALSKTYGQKPIKFQLEEDGEFYMIGSEVGNYLRMFRGSLYKRYPSLSRRLATVEERKKIVASSHATSVTLLKASEVEEIFEGHDEKYKAVSISTEPPAYLREQKAKRNSQWVPTLPNSSHHLDAVPCSTTINRNRLGRDKKRTFPLCFDDHDPAVIHENATQPEILVPIRLDMEIDGQKLRDAFTWNMNEKLMTPEMFAEILCDDLDLSPLTFVPAIASAIRQQIESYPTDSILDEQMDQRVIIKLNIHVGNISLVDQFEWDMSEKENSPEKFALKLCSELGLGGEFVTTIAYSIRGQLSWHQRTYAFSENPLPTVEIAIRNTGDADQWCPLLETLTDAEMEKKIRDQDRNTRRMRRLANTAPAW; translated from the exons ATGTTTAGCGGAACGAGTCGCGCTAATGTTCTATGGTTCAACATGGCTCTAAGCAAAACATACGGACAAAAACCTATTAAATTCCAACTGGAAGAGGATGGAGAATTTTACATGATTGGATCAGAG GTGGGAAATTACCTGCGTATGTTCAGAGGGTCTTTATATAAGCGCTACCCGTCACTCTCAAGAAGACTAGCGACAGTAGAGGAGAGAAAGAAGATAGTAGCATCATCTCACG CCACCAGTGTGACGCTGCTGAAGGCCTCAGAAGTAGAAGAGATATTTGAGGGACATGACGAGAAGTACAAGGCTGTGTCAATCAGCACTGAACCTCCAGCCTATCTCAG GGAGCAGAAAGCCAAGAGAAACAGTCAGTGGGTTCCCACTCTTCCCAACAGTTCCCATCACTTAGATGCTGTGCCTTGCTCCACTACGATTAACCGCAACCGACTGGGCCGTGACAAAAAGAGGACATTCCCCCTCTG CTTTGATGATCACGACCCTGCTGTCATTCATGAGAATGCCACCCAGCCTGAGATCCTGGTGCCCATCCGACTGGACATGGAGATTGACGGGCAAAAACTGCGTGATGCTTTCACATGGAACATGAATG AAAAGCTAATGACTCCAGAGATGTTTGCTGAAATCCTTTGTGACGATCTGGACCTGAGCCCACTGACCTTTGTTCCAGCCATTGCCTCGGCCATCAGACAGCAGATAGAGTCCTACCCCACAGACAGCATACTGGATGAGCAAATGGACCAGAGAGTCATCATCAAG TTAAACATCCATGTTGGGAACATATCTCTGGTGGACCAGTTTGAATGGGACATGTCTGAGAAGGAGAACTCTCCGGAGAAGTTTGCTCTGAAGCTGTGCTCTGAGCTGGGCCTGGGAGGAGAGTTTGTCACCACTATTGCATACAGCATACGTGGCCAGCTCAGCTGGCATCAGAGGACCTACGCTTTCAG TGAGAACCCTCTCCCCACGGTGGAGATTGCCATCCGAAACACAGGCGATGCTGACCAGTGGTGTCCACTACTGGAGACGCTGACAGATGCTGAGATGGAGAAAAAGATCAGGGACCAGGACAGAAACACAAG GCGGATGAGACGACTTGCAAACACAGCCCCAGCATGGTGA
- the ralgds gene encoding ral guanine nucleotide dissociation stimulator isoform X1, which translates to MGKENFALCICHRIDRSCILRFKDSIEKVMCWKDRIDQLVQLIRWCGFGCMYVNDDLFCDLECLEERKQSSVQEIGEEVEDGAIYTITLRKVQLHQTASKGQRWLGVETDSALSLYETCKGRTIKAGTLEKLVEYMVSAFKGKDYTYVTIFLCTYRAFATTKQVLDLLLNRYAKLHDQPVSGKPKLSSEDHTELKNTVSSILGAWLDQYSEDFWNPPDHGCLQSLISYLQLNFSGSDLERRAHNLLEHFQHRQQSEVELEGDLCTCPFATPEESSLEDEFSPSHFMSFSPALVAEQLTVMDAELFKRVVPYHCLGGIWSQRDKKGKEHLAPTIRATVAQFNSVTNCVIATCLDNRSLRPFQRAKRIEHWIEVARKCRILKSFSSLKAILSALQSNAIHRLRRTWDDVSRESYRTFQELSEIFSDDNNYSLSRELLIKEGTSKSAIVEINHKGAQRRHQQQRDMGVVQGTIPYLGTFLTDLVMLDTAMKDQLEVGLINFEKRRKEFEVIAQIKLLQLTCNYYNFTRNQRFTDWFKRVEKLTETESYSMSCDIEPPSESVCKKNGGIIKRMSEESGYSSAGTSHSKSFEQPRLSQFKDSFKDGADSLSLTSVGSSGSDAEETSLSLLNSPESGNQRASTPTVKHSTSTSDTGELTSDSSSKLWELSTPSSLEASVSGLALESGCCSSTSSSSSSSSSSVSSSSGQAFYFHKRSVSGISDYSSLSLPLYNQQVNDCCIIRVSLDTDNGNMYKSILVTSQDKTPGVIRKAMAKHNLDNDKSEDYELLQRVSKHKELRIPDNGNVFYAMNSTANYDFLLRKRGAPKTCRSKSSPSLTLPRMKQKGFKIPKGFF; encoded by the exons AGCTCAGTTCAGGAGATCGGAGAAGAGGTAGAGGACGGAGCCATCTATACCATCACGCTCCGAAAGGTTCAGCTCCACCAGACGGCCAGTAAGGGGCAGCGATGGCTAGGCGTGGAGACAGACTCCGCCCTCAGTTTGTACGAGACCTGCAAGGGTCGGACCATTAAGGCTGGCACACTGGAGAAACTGGTGGAGTACATGGTTTCGGCTTTCAAAGGGAAGGACTATACATATGTCACTATTTTCCTCTGCACTTACCGAGCTTTTGCCACCACCAAACAAGTGCTGGACCTGCTGCTTAACAG GTATGCCAAACTGCATGATCAGCCAGTCTCAGGCAAGCCAAAACTCTCCTCAGAGGACCACACGGAACTTAAAAA TACTGTCTCATCTATCCTGGGCGCATGGCTGGATCAGTATTCTGAGGATTTCTGGAACCCTCCAGACCACGGATGCCTGCAGAGCCTCATATCCTACTTGCAACTTAACTTCTCTGGATCAGACTTGGAGAGACGAGCCCATAACCTGCTGGAACACTTCCAGCATCGGCAGCAGTCAGAGGTTGAGCTTGAAG GTGATCTGTGTACCTGCCCCTTTGCCACACCAGAGGAGAGCAGCTTGGAGGATGAATTCTCACCCTCACACTTCATGTCCTTCAGTCCTGCCCTAGTCGCTGAGCAGTTAACAGTCATGGATGCG GAGCTGTTTAAGAGGGTTGTTCCCTACCACTGTTTGGGCGGCATATGGTCCCAGCGGGATAAGAAGGGCAAAGAGCACCTGGCACCCACCATCCGTGCCACTGTTGCTCAGTTCAACAGCGTGACCAACTGTGTGATTGCCACCTGCTTGGATAACAGGTCTCTCAGACCCTTTCAAAGAGCGAAGCGCATTGAACACTGGATAGAAGTGGCCAGG AAATGTCGTATCCTGAAGAGCTTCTCCTCTCTAAAAGCCATCCTGTCCGCCTTGCAGAGTAATGCCATCCACAGACTGAGGAGGACCTGGGATGATGTGTCCCG GGAAAGCTATCGCACTTTCCAAGAGCTGTCTGAAATCTTCTCAGATGACAATAATTACTCCCTCAGCAGAGAACTTCTCATTAAG GAAGGCACCTCCAAATCTGCCATCGTCGAGATTAACCACAAAGGAGCCCAGAGAAGACACCAGCAGCAAAGAGACATG GGTGTCGTGCAAGGAACTATTCCATATCTTGGCACTTTTCTGACTGACCTAGTTATGTTGGATACTGCAATGAAAGACCAACTTGAG GTTGGGCTGATCAACTTTGAGAAGAGAAGAAAG GAATTTGAAGTGATCGCTCAGATCAAGTTGCTGCAGCTGACCTGCAATTATTACAACTTCACCAGAAACCAGCGCTTCACTGACTGGTTCAAGAGAGTGGAGAAACTTACAGAGACTGAGAG CTACTCTATGTCCTGTGATATAGAGCCGCCTTCTGAGTCAGTATGTAAGAAGAACGGGGGCATCATTAAACGCATGAGCGAGGAGTCGGGTTACAGCAGCGCAGGGACGTCCCACTCAAAGTCCTTTGAGCAACCACGCTTAAGCCAGTTCAAAGACAGCTTCAAAGATGGAGCAGATTCCCTCAGCCTCACCTCAGTGGGATCCAGCGGCTCAGACGCAGAGGAGACGAGTCTCAGTCTGCTAAACTCCCCAGAATCAGGGAATCAGAGA GCATCCACACCAACTGTGAAACATTCTACATCAACTTCAGATACAGGAGAGCTTACGTCTGATTCCTCTTCCAAG CTCTGGGAGTTGTCCACCCCTTCATCTTTGGAAGCTTCTGTATCAGGCCTGGCTTTGGAGTCTGGCTGCTGCAGCTCCACCTcatcttcttcttcctcttcctcatcctcaGTGTCCTCCTCCTCTGGGCAGGCCTTCTACTTCCACAAGCGGTCGGTCTCTGGCATCTCTGACTACTCGTCTCTCTCCCTGCCACTGTACAACCAGCAGGTGAACGACTGCTGCATCATCAGAGTCAGCCTTGACACGGACAATGGCAACATGTACAAGAGTATCCTG GTCACTAGCCAGGACAAAACCCCTGGTGTCATTAGGAAAGCCATGGCCAAACACAACCTGGACAATGACAAGTCAGAAGACTATGAACTATTACAGAGGGTCTCAAAACATAAAG AACTCAGAATCCCAGATAATGGAAACGTTTTCTACGCCATGAACTCAACTGCCAACTACGACTTCTTGCTGAGGAAGCGCGGTGCCCCCAAAACCTGCCGCTCGAAGAGCTCCCCGAGCCTGACTTTACCACGCATGAAGCAGAAAGGGTTCAAAATACCCAAGGGCTTCTTCTGA
- the derl3 gene encoding derlin-3 — protein MANSVTQEYMQIPAVTRAYTTACVLTTAAVQLEFITPFQLYFNPDLILKKYQIWRLITNFLFFGPLGFSFLFNMIFLYRYCRMLEEGSFRGRTADFVYMFLFGGVLMTLFGLFANLFFLGQAFTIMLVYIWSRRNPYIRMNFFGLLNFQAPFLPWVLMGFSLLLGNSIVIDLLGIGVGHIYYFLEDVFPNQPGGRKLLATPGIFRVLFDTPQEDPSYAPLPEDQSGISWNGQGVEDTGQGQNEEDPEREDN, from the exons ATGGCAAACAGCGTCACTCAAGAGTACATGCAGATCCCGGCCGTGACGCGAGCATATACCACTGCATGCGTCCTGACAACTGCAGCTGTG CAACTGGAGTTCATCACACCATTTCAACTCTATTTTAACCCTGACCTGATATTAAAGAAATACCAG ATATGGCGACTGATCACAAACTTCTTGTTTTTTGGACCTCTTGGATTCAGTTTCTTGTTCAACATGATTTTTCT ATATCGTTACTGCCGAATGCTGGAAGAAGGCTCCTTCCGTGGACGAACGGCAGACTTTGTCTACATGTTCCTGTTCGGTGGTGTTCTTATGACT CTCTTTGGCCTTTTTGCTAACCTGTTCTTTTTAGGACAGGCTTTCACTATCATGCTGGTTTATATCTGGAGTAGAAGAAACCCTTATATCCGCATGAACTTCTTTGGCCTTCTCAACTTCCAGGCCCCATTCCTTCCTTGGGTGCTCATGGGATTCTCGTTGTTATTGGGCAACTCCATTGTTATTGATCTCCTGG ggATTGGTGTAGGACACATCTACTATTTCCTGGAGGATGTATTTCCTAACCAGCCAGGAGGCAGAAAGCTTCTTGCAACTCCTGGAATTTT TCGAGTTCTGTTTGACACACCTCAAGAAGATCCGAGTTACGCCCCCCTTCCTGAAGATCAGAGTGGGATATCCTGGAATGGACAAGGTGTAGAAGATACTGGCCAAGGTCAAAATGAGGAGGATCCAGAAAGAGAAGACAACTGA
- the ralgds gene encoding ral guanine nucleotide dissociation stimulator isoform X3, whose translation MRADKGEQHSPNMKQAPGQQPALSPSGKMEPKSLFSLQKALAQPVKMCMFDFPVSILDDLSSVQEIGEEVEDGAIYTITLRKVQLHQTASKGQRWLGVETDSALSLYETCKGRTIKAGTLEKLVEYMVSAFKGKDYTYVTIFLCTYRAFATTKQVLDLLLNRYAKLHDQPVSGKPKLSSEDHTELKNTVSSILGAWLDQYSEDFWNPPDHGCLQSLISYLQLNFSGSDLERRAHNLLEHFQHRQQSEVELEGDLCTCPFATPEESSLEDEFSPSHFMSFSPALVAEQLTVMDAELFKRVVPYHCLGGIWSQRDKKGKEHLAPTIRATVAQFNSVTNCVIATCLDNRSLRPFQRAKRIEHWIEVARKCRILKSFSSLKAILSALQSNAIHRLRRTWDDVSRESYRTFQELSEIFSDDNNYSLSRELLIKEGTSKSAIVEINHKGAQRRHQQQRDMGVVQGTIPYLGTFLTDLVMLDTAMKDQLEVGLINFEKRRKEFEVIAQIKLLQLTCNYYNFTRNQRFTDWFKRVEKLTETESYSMSCDIEPPSESVCKKNGGIIKRMSEESGYSSAGTSHSKSFEQPRLSQFKDSFKDGADSLSLTSVGSSGSDAEETSLSLLNSPESGNQRASTPTVKHSTSTSDTGELTSDSSSKLWELSTPSSLEASVSGLALESGCCSSTSSSSSSSSSSVSSSSGQAFYFHKRSVSGISDYSSLSLPLYNQQVNDCCIIRVSLDTDNGNMYKSILVTSQDKTPGVIRKAMAKHNLDNDKSEDYELLQRVSKHKELRIPDNGNVFYAMNSTANYDFLLRKRGAPKTCRSKSSPSLTLPRMKQKGFKIPKGFF comes from the exons AGCTCAGTTCAGGAGATCGGAGAAGAGGTAGAGGACGGAGCCATCTATACCATCACGCTCCGAAAGGTTCAGCTCCACCAGACGGCCAGTAAGGGGCAGCGATGGCTAGGCGTGGAGACAGACTCCGCCCTCAGTTTGTACGAGACCTGCAAGGGTCGGACCATTAAGGCTGGCACACTGGAGAAACTGGTGGAGTACATGGTTTCGGCTTTCAAAGGGAAGGACTATACATATGTCACTATTTTCCTCTGCACTTACCGAGCTTTTGCCACCACCAAACAAGTGCTGGACCTGCTGCTTAACAG GTATGCCAAACTGCATGATCAGCCAGTCTCAGGCAAGCCAAAACTCTCCTCAGAGGACCACACGGAACTTAAAAA TACTGTCTCATCTATCCTGGGCGCATGGCTGGATCAGTATTCTGAGGATTTCTGGAACCCTCCAGACCACGGATGCCTGCAGAGCCTCATATCCTACTTGCAACTTAACTTCTCTGGATCAGACTTGGAGAGACGAGCCCATAACCTGCTGGAACACTTCCAGCATCGGCAGCAGTCAGAGGTTGAGCTTGAAG GTGATCTGTGTACCTGCCCCTTTGCCACACCAGAGGAGAGCAGCTTGGAGGATGAATTCTCACCCTCACACTTCATGTCCTTCAGTCCTGCCCTAGTCGCTGAGCAGTTAACAGTCATGGATGCG GAGCTGTTTAAGAGGGTTGTTCCCTACCACTGTTTGGGCGGCATATGGTCCCAGCGGGATAAGAAGGGCAAAGAGCACCTGGCACCCACCATCCGTGCCACTGTTGCTCAGTTCAACAGCGTGACCAACTGTGTGATTGCCACCTGCTTGGATAACAGGTCTCTCAGACCCTTTCAAAGAGCGAAGCGCATTGAACACTGGATAGAAGTGGCCAGG AAATGTCGTATCCTGAAGAGCTTCTCCTCTCTAAAAGCCATCCTGTCCGCCTTGCAGAGTAATGCCATCCACAGACTGAGGAGGACCTGGGATGATGTGTCCCG GGAAAGCTATCGCACTTTCCAAGAGCTGTCTGAAATCTTCTCAGATGACAATAATTACTCCCTCAGCAGAGAACTTCTCATTAAG GAAGGCACCTCCAAATCTGCCATCGTCGAGATTAACCACAAAGGAGCCCAGAGAAGACACCAGCAGCAAAGAGACATG GGTGTCGTGCAAGGAACTATTCCATATCTTGGCACTTTTCTGACTGACCTAGTTATGTTGGATACTGCAATGAAAGACCAACTTGAG GTTGGGCTGATCAACTTTGAGAAGAGAAGAAAG GAATTTGAAGTGATCGCTCAGATCAAGTTGCTGCAGCTGACCTGCAATTATTACAACTTCACCAGAAACCAGCGCTTCACTGACTGGTTCAAGAGAGTGGAGAAACTTACAGAGACTGAGAG CTACTCTATGTCCTGTGATATAGAGCCGCCTTCTGAGTCAGTATGTAAGAAGAACGGGGGCATCATTAAACGCATGAGCGAGGAGTCGGGTTACAGCAGCGCAGGGACGTCCCACTCAAAGTCCTTTGAGCAACCACGCTTAAGCCAGTTCAAAGACAGCTTCAAAGATGGAGCAGATTCCCTCAGCCTCACCTCAGTGGGATCCAGCGGCTCAGACGCAGAGGAGACGAGTCTCAGTCTGCTAAACTCCCCAGAATCAGGGAATCAGAGA GCATCCACACCAACTGTGAAACATTCTACATCAACTTCAGATACAGGAGAGCTTACGTCTGATTCCTCTTCCAAG CTCTGGGAGTTGTCCACCCCTTCATCTTTGGAAGCTTCTGTATCAGGCCTGGCTTTGGAGTCTGGCTGCTGCAGCTCCACCTcatcttcttcttcctcttcctcatcctcaGTGTCCTCCTCCTCTGGGCAGGCCTTCTACTTCCACAAGCGGTCGGTCTCTGGCATCTCTGACTACTCGTCTCTCTCCCTGCCACTGTACAACCAGCAGGTGAACGACTGCTGCATCATCAGAGTCAGCCTTGACACGGACAATGGCAACATGTACAAGAGTATCCTG GTCACTAGCCAGGACAAAACCCCTGGTGTCATTAGGAAAGCCATGGCCAAACACAACCTGGACAATGACAAGTCAGAAGACTATGAACTATTACAGAGGGTCTCAAAACATAAAG AACTCAGAATCCCAGATAATGGAAACGTTTTCTACGCCATGAACTCAACTGCCAACTACGACTTCTTGCTGAGGAAGCGCGGTGCCCCCAAAACCTGCCGCTCGAAGAGCTCCCCGAGCCTGACTTTACCACGCATGAAGCAGAAAGGGTTCAAAATACCCAAGGGCTTCTTCTGA
- the smarcb1a gene encoding SWI/SNF-related matrix-associated actin-dependent regulator of chromatin subfamily B member 1-A isoform X1, translated as MFSGTSRANVLWFNMALSKTYGQKPIKFQLEEDGEFYMIGSEVGNYLRMFRGSLYKRYPSLSRRLATVEERKKIVASSHDHGYTTLATSVTLLKASEVEEIFEGHDEKYKAVSISTEPPAYLREQKAKRNSQWVPTLPNSSHHLDAVPCSTTINRNRLGRDKKRTFPLCFDDHDPAVIHENATQPEILVPIRLDMEIDGQKLRDAFTWNMNEKLMTPEMFAEILCDDLDLSPLTFVPAIASAIRQQIESYPTDSILDEQMDQRVIIKLNIHVGNISLVDQFEWDMSEKENSPEKFALKLCSELGLGGEFVTTIAYSIRGQLSWHQRTYAFSENPLPTVEIAIRNTGDADQWCPLLETLTDAEMEKKIRDQDRNTRRMRRLANTAPAW; from the exons ATGTTTAGCGGAACGAGTCGCGCTAATGTTCTATGGTTCAACATGGCTCTAAGCAAAACATACGGACAAAAACCTATTAAATTCCAACTGGAAGAGGATGGAGAATTTTACATGATTGGATCAGAG GTGGGAAATTACCTGCGTATGTTCAGAGGGTCTTTATATAAGCGCTACCCGTCACTCTCAAGAAGACTAGCGACAGTAGAGGAGAGAAAGAAGATAGTAGCATCATCTCACG ATCACGGTTACACCACTTTAGCCACCAGTGTGACGCTGCTGAAGGCCTCAGAAGTAGAAGAGATATTTGAGGGACATGACGAGAAGTACAAGGCTGTGTCAATCAGCACTGAACCTCCAGCCTATCTCAG GGAGCAGAAAGCCAAGAGAAACAGTCAGTGGGTTCCCACTCTTCCCAACAGTTCCCATCACTTAGATGCTGTGCCTTGCTCCACTACGATTAACCGCAACCGACTGGGCCGTGACAAAAAGAGGACATTCCCCCTCTG CTTTGATGATCACGACCCTGCTGTCATTCATGAGAATGCCACCCAGCCTGAGATCCTGGTGCCCATCCGACTGGACATGGAGATTGACGGGCAAAAACTGCGTGATGCTTTCACATGGAACATGAATG AAAAGCTAATGACTCCAGAGATGTTTGCTGAAATCCTTTGTGACGATCTGGACCTGAGCCCACTGACCTTTGTTCCAGCCATTGCCTCGGCCATCAGACAGCAGATAGAGTCCTACCCCACAGACAGCATACTGGATGAGCAAATGGACCAGAGAGTCATCATCAAG TTAAACATCCATGTTGGGAACATATCTCTGGTGGACCAGTTTGAATGGGACATGTCTGAGAAGGAGAACTCTCCGGAGAAGTTTGCTCTGAAGCTGTGCTCTGAGCTGGGCCTGGGAGGAGAGTTTGTCACCACTATTGCATACAGCATACGTGGCCAGCTCAGCTGGCATCAGAGGACCTACGCTTTCAG TGAGAACCCTCTCCCCACGGTGGAGATTGCCATCCGAAACACAGGCGATGCTGACCAGTGGTGTCCACTACTGGAGACGCTGACAGATGCTGAGATGGAGAAAAAGATCAGGGACCAGGACAGAAACACAAG GCGGATGAGACGACTTGCAAACACAGCCCCAGCATGGTGA
- the ralgds gene encoding ral guanine nucleotide dissociation stimulator isoform X2 has protein sequence MVYITGIQSDALGVKPTSLDELFESSTWKIKNIWDGVKLEIAAGDGCPVVLNSFTHLDPDLPMLESSVQEIGEEVEDGAIYTITLRKVQLHQTASKGQRWLGVETDSALSLYETCKGRTIKAGTLEKLVEYMVSAFKGKDYTYVTIFLCTYRAFATTKQVLDLLLNRYAKLHDQPVSGKPKLSSEDHTELKNTVSSILGAWLDQYSEDFWNPPDHGCLQSLISYLQLNFSGSDLERRAHNLLEHFQHRQQSEVELEGDLCTCPFATPEESSLEDEFSPSHFMSFSPALVAEQLTVMDAELFKRVVPYHCLGGIWSQRDKKGKEHLAPTIRATVAQFNSVTNCVIATCLDNRSLRPFQRAKRIEHWIEVARKCRILKSFSSLKAILSALQSNAIHRLRRTWDDVSRESYRTFQELSEIFSDDNNYSLSRELLIKEGTSKSAIVEINHKGAQRRHQQQRDMGVVQGTIPYLGTFLTDLVMLDTAMKDQLEVGLINFEKRRKEFEVIAQIKLLQLTCNYYNFTRNQRFTDWFKRVEKLTETESYSMSCDIEPPSESVCKKNGGIIKRMSEESGYSSAGTSHSKSFEQPRLSQFKDSFKDGADSLSLTSVGSSGSDAEETSLSLLNSPESGNQRASTPTVKHSTSTSDTGELTSDSSSKLWELSTPSSLEASVSGLALESGCCSSTSSSSSSSSSSVSSSSGQAFYFHKRSVSGISDYSSLSLPLYNQQVNDCCIIRVSLDTDNGNMYKSILVTSQDKTPGVIRKAMAKHNLDNDKSEDYELLQRVSKHKELRIPDNGNVFYAMNSTANYDFLLRKRGAPKTCRSKSSPSLTLPRMKQKGFKIPKGFF, from the exons ATGGTCTACATTACTGGGATACAGTCGGACGCTCTGGGTGTCAAACCCACGTCCCTGGATGAGCTATTTGAGTCCAGCACttggaaaattaaaaacatttgggATGGGGTGAAGCTGGAGATCGCGGCCGGAGATGGATGTCCGGTCGTCTTAAATAGTTTTACGCATTTGGACCCTGATCTGCCTATGCTGGAG AGCTCAGTTCAGGAGATCGGAGAAGAGGTAGAGGACGGAGCCATCTATACCATCACGCTCCGAAAGGTTCAGCTCCACCAGACGGCCAGTAAGGGGCAGCGATGGCTAGGCGTGGAGACAGACTCCGCCCTCAGTTTGTACGAGACCTGCAAGGGTCGGACCATTAAGGCTGGCACACTGGAGAAACTGGTGGAGTACATGGTTTCGGCTTTCAAAGGGAAGGACTATACATATGTCACTATTTTCCTCTGCACTTACCGAGCTTTTGCCACCACCAAACAAGTGCTGGACCTGCTGCTTAACAG GTATGCCAAACTGCATGATCAGCCAGTCTCAGGCAAGCCAAAACTCTCCTCAGAGGACCACACGGAACTTAAAAA TACTGTCTCATCTATCCTGGGCGCATGGCTGGATCAGTATTCTGAGGATTTCTGGAACCCTCCAGACCACGGATGCCTGCAGAGCCTCATATCCTACTTGCAACTTAACTTCTCTGGATCAGACTTGGAGAGACGAGCCCATAACCTGCTGGAACACTTCCAGCATCGGCAGCAGTCAGAGGTTGAGCTTGAAG GTGATCTGTGTACCTGCCCCTTTGCCACACCAGAGGAGAGCAGCTTGGAGGATGAATTCTCACCCTCACACTTCATGTCCTTCAGTCCTGCCCTAGTCGCTGAGCAGTTAACAGTCATGGATGCG GAGCTGTTTAAGAGGGTTGTTCCCTACCACTGTTTGGGCGGCATATGGTCCCAGCGGGATAAGAAGGGCAAAGAGCACCTGGCACCCACCATCCGTGCCACTGTTGCTCAGTTCAACAGCGTGACCAACTGTGTGATTGCCACCTGCTTGGATAACAGGTCTCTCAGACCCTTTCAAAGAGCGAAGCGCATTGAACACTGGATAGAAGTGGCCAGG AAATGTCGTATCCTGAAGAGCTTCTCCTCTCTAAAAGCCATCCTGTCCGCCTTGCAGAGTAATGCCATCCACAGACTGAGGAGGACCTGGGATGATGTGTCCCG GGAAAGCTATCGCACTTTCCAAGAGCTGTCTGAAATCTTCTCAGATGACAATAATTACTCCCTCAGCAGAGAACTTCTCATTAAG GAAGGCACCTCCAAATCTGCCATCGTCGAGATTAACCACAAAGGAGCCCAGAGAAGACACCAGCAGCAAAGAGACATG GGTGTCGTGCAAGGAACTATTCCATATCTTGGCACTTTTCTGACTGACCTAGTTATGTTGGATACTGCAATGAAAGACCAACTTGAG GTTGGGCTGATCAACTTTGAGAAGAGAAGAAAG GAATTTGAAGTGATCGCTCAGATCAAGTTGCTGCAGCTGACCTGCAATTATTACAACTTCACCAGAAACCAGCGCTTCACTGACTGGTTCAAGAGAGTGGAGAAACTTACAGAGACTGAGAG CTACTCTATGTCCTGTGATATAGAGCCGCCTTCTGAGTCAGTATGTAAGAAGAACGGGGGCATCATTAAACGCATGAGCGAGGAGTCGGGTTACAGCAGCGCAGGGACGTCCCACTCAAAGTCCTTTGAGCAACCACGCTTAAGCCAGTTCAAAGACAGCTTCAAAGATGGAGCAGATTCCCTCAGCCTCACCTCAGTGGGATCCAGCGGCTCAGACGCAGAGGAGACGAGTCTCAGTCTGCTAAACTCCCCAGAATCAGGGAATCAGAGA GCATCCACACCAACTGTGAAACATTCTACATCAACTTCAGATACAGGAGAGCTTACGTCTGATTCCTCTTCCAAG CTCTGGGAGTTGTCCACCCCTTCATCTTTGGAAGCTTCTGTATCAGGCCTGGCTTTGGAGTCTGGCTGCTGCAGCTCCACCTcatcttcttcttcctcttcctcatcctcaGTGTCCTCCTCCTCTGGGCAGGCCTTCTACTTCCACAAGCGGTCGGTCTCTGGCATCTCTGACTACTCGTCTCTCTCCCTGCCACTGTACAACCAGCAGGTGAACGACTGCTGCATCATCAGAGTCAGCCTTGACACGGACAATGGCAACATGTACAAGAGTATCCTG GTCACTAGCCAGGACAAAACCCCTGGTGTCATTAGGAAAGCCATGGCCAAACACAACCTGGACAATGACAAGTCAGAAGACTATGAACTATTACAGAGGGTCTCAAAACATAAAG AACTCAGAATCCCAGATAATGGAAACGTTTTCTACGCCATGAACTCAACTGCCAACTACGACTTCTTGCTGAGGAAGCGCGGTGCCCCCAAAACCTGCCGCTCGAAGAGCTCCCCGAGCCTGACTTTACCACGCATGAAGCAGAAAGGGTTCAAAATACCCAAGGGCTTCTTCTGA